Proteins found in one Bombus terrestris chromosome 1, iyBomTerr1.2, whole genome shotgun sequence genomic segment:
- the LOC100645180 gene encoding sorting nexin-6 isoform X2 — protein MMDGICDAADILNNVPPKKTIHTDNVDLSDKSLQVDISDALSEKDKVKFTVHTTTTLPEFQKPDNLVVRQHEEFVWLHDRFEENEEYAGYIIPPCPPRPDFDASREKLQKLGEGEGNMTREEFNKMKQELEAEYLATFKKTVAMHEMFLTRLAHHPVFRNDHNLRVFLEYDQDLCVRGKNKMEMFGGLVKSFSTTTDEYYLSATVKDVNDFFDQEMSFLQTYHHNLKEATARADRQTAKHKDVADSYIKISTNLLQLATTDNGKLERFLTKIAEMFEKLRKVEGRVASDEDLKLSDTLRYYMRDTAAAKRLLFRRLKALHAYESANRALEKARAKNKDVHAAVEVAEAEQAQTEACEKFEQMSEKGKEELVDFKTRRVTAFRKNLIELTELEIKHAKAHAELLKKCLTVLREE, from the exons ATGATG gACGGCATATGCGATGCTGCTGACATTTTAAATAATGTTCCTCCTAAAAAG aCAATTCATACTGACAATGTAGATCTTTCTGATAAGTCATTACAGGTGGATATTTCAGATGCTCTTAGTGAAAAGGATAAAGTAAAATTCACTGTACATACAACAACTACATTACCAGAATTTCAAAAACCAGATAACTTAGTTGTAAGGCAACATGAAGAATTTGTATGGTTACATGACCGATTCGAGGAGAATGAAGAATATGCTGGTTATATT ATTCCTCCTTGTCCACCACGACCAGATTTTGATGCATCTCGTGAAAAGTTACAAAAACTTGGGGAGGGTGAGGGTAACATGACACGtgaggaatttaataaaatgaaacaggAATTGGAGGC TGAATACTTGGCAACGTTTAAAAAAACTGTTGCTATGCATGAGATGTTTTTGACTAGATTAGCACATCATCCAGTTTTTCGCAATGATCATAATTTAAGAGTGTTTTTGGAATATGATCAAGATCTTTGTGTGAGAG ggaaaaataaaatggaaatgttTGGTGGTTTGGTAAAATCATTTTCCACTACTACAGATGAATACTACTTGTCTGCAACAGTAAAAGATGTAAACGATTTCTTTGATCAAGAAATGTCGTTTTTACAAACCTATCATCATAATTTAAAAGAAGCAACAGCTCGTGCAGATCGGCAAACTGCCAAACATAAAGATGTAGCAGattcatatattaaaatttctacaaaTCTTTTGCAATTAGCTACAACTGATAATGGTAAATTGGAaagatttttaacaaaaatagcAGAGATGTTTGAGAAATTAAGG aaAGTAGAGGGACGGGTAGCATCTGATGAAGATTTAAAATTATCAGACACTCTACGTTACTACATGAGGGATACAGCTGCAGCTAAACGGCTTTTGTTTAGAAGATTGAAAGCTCTACATGCGTACGAATCTGCAAACCGTGCTCTAGAGAAAGCTCGTGCCAAAAACAAAGATGTTCATGCT GCAGTGGAGGTTGCTGAG GCAGAACAAGCCCAAACAGAAGCCTGTGAAAAATTTGAGCAAATGTcagaaaagggaaaagaag AATTAGTGGATTTCAAAACGAGGAGGGTAACTGCTTTTAGAAAGAATCTTATTGAATTAACTGAACTTGAAATAAAACATGCAAAA GCACACGCGGAATTGCTCAAAAAATGTTTAACTGTTTTACGAGAAGAGTGA
- the LOC100645180 gene encoding sorting nexin-6 isoform X3, translated as MFQDGICDAADILNNVPPKKTIHTDNVDLSDKSLQVDISDALSEKDKVKFTVHTTTTLPEFQKPDNLVVRQHEEFVWLHDRFEENEEYAGYIIPPCPPRPDFDASREKLQKLGEGEGNMTREEFNKMKQELEAEYLATFKKTVAMHEMFLTRLAHHPVFRNDHNLRVFLEYDQDLCVRGKNKMEMFGGLVKSFSTTTDEYYLSATVKDVNDFFDQEMSFLQTYHHNLKEATARADRQTAKHKDVADSYIKISTNLLQLATTDNGKLERFLTKIAEMFEKLRKVEGRVASDEDLKLSDTLRYYMRDTAAAKRLLFRRLKALHAYESANRALEKARAKNKDVHAAEQAQTEACEKFEQMSEKGKEELVDFKTRRVTAFRKNLIELTELEIKHAKAHAELLKKCLTVLREE; from the exons atgtttcaggACGGCATATGCGATGCTGCTGACATTTTAAATAATGTTCCTCCTAAAAAG aCAATTCATACTGACAATGTAGATCTTTCTGATAAGTCATTACAGGTGGATATTTCAGATGCTCTTAGTGAAAAGGATAAAGTAAAATTCACTGTACATACAACAACTACATTACCAGAATTTCAAAAACCAGATAACTTAGTTGTAAGGCAACATGAAGAATTTGTATGGTTACATGACCGATTCGAGGAGAATGAAGAATATGCTGGTTATATT ATTCCTCCTTGTCCACCACGACCAGATTTTGATGCATCTCGTGAAAAGTTACAAAAACTTGGGGAGGGTGAGGGTAACATGACACGtgaggaatttaataaaatgaaacaggAATTGGAGGC TGAATACTTGGCAACGTTTAAAAAAACTGTTGCTATGCATGAGATGTTTTTGACTAGATTAGCACATCATCCAGTTTTTCGCAATGATCATAATTTAAGAGTGTTTTTGGAATATGATCAAGATCTTTGTGTGAGAG ggaaaaataaaatggaaatgttTGGTGGTTTGGTAAAATCATTTTCCACTACTACAGATGAATACTACTTGTCTGCAACAGTAAAAGATGTAAACGATTTCTTTGATCAAGAAATGTCGTTTTTACAAACCTATCATCATAATTTAAAAGAAGCAACAGCTCGTGCAGATCGGCAAACTGCCAAACATAAAGATGTAGCAGattcatatattaaaatttctacaaaTCTTTTGCAATTAGCTACAACTGATAATGGTAAATTGGAaagatttttaacaaaaatagcAGAGATGTTTGAGAAATTAAGG aaAGTAGAGGGACGGGTAGCATCTGATGAAGATTTAAAATTATCAGACACTCTACGTTACTACATGAGGGATACAGCTGCAGCTAAACGGCTTTTGTTTAGAAGATTGAAAGCTCTACATGCGTACGAATCTGCAAACCGTGCTCTAGAGAAAGCTCGTGCCAAAAACAAAGATGTTCATGCT GCAGAACAAGCCCAAACAGAAGCCTGTGAAAAATTTGAGCAAATGTcagaaaagggaaaagaag AATTAGTGGATTTCAAAACGAGGAGGGTAACTGCTTTTAGAAAGAATCTTATTGAATTAACTGAACTTGAAATAAAACATGCAAAA GCACACGCGGAATTGCTCAAAAAATGTTTAACTGTTTTACGAGAAGAGTGA
- the LOC100645180 gene encoding sorting nexin-6 isoform X1: MFQDGICDAADILNNVPPKKTIHTDNVDLSDKSLQVDISDALSEKDKVKFTVHTTTTLPEFQKPDNLVVRQHEEFVWLHDRFEENEEYAGYIIPPCPPRPDFDASREKLQKLGEGEGNMTREEFNKMKQELEAEYLATFKKTVAMHEMFLTRLAHHPVFRNDHNLRVFLEYDQDLCVRGKNKMEMFGGLVKSFSTTTDEYYLSATVKDVNDFFDQEMSFLQTYHHNLKEATARADRQTAKHKDVADSYIKISTNLLQLATTDNGKLERFLTKIAEMFEKLRKVEGRVASDEDLKLSDTLRYYMRDTAAAKRLLFRRLKALHAYESANRALEKARAKNKDVHAAVEVAEAEQAQTEACEKFEQMSEKGKEELVDFKTRRVTAFRKNLIELTELEIKHAKAHAELLKKCLTVLREE; this comes from the exons atgtttcaggACGGCATATGCGATGCTGCTGACATTTTAAATAATGTTCCTCCTAAAAAG aCAATTCATACTGACAATGTAGATCTTTCTGATAAGTCATTACAGGTGGATATTTCAGATGCTCTTAGTGAAAAGGATAAAGTAAAATTCACTGTACATACAACAACTACATTACCAGAATTTCAAAAACCAGATAACTTAGTTGTAAGGCAACATGAAGAATTTGTATGGTTACATGACCGATTCGAGGAGAATGAAGAATATGCTGGTTATATT ATTCCTCCTTGTCCACCACGACCAGATTTTGATGCATCTCGTGAAAAGTTACAAAAACTTGGGGAGGGTGAGGGTAACATGACACGtgaggaatttaataaaatgaaacaggAATTGGAGGC TGAATACTTGGCAACGTTTAAAAAAACTGTTGCTATGCATGAGATGTTTTTGACTAGATTAGCACATCATCCAGTTTTTCGCAATGATCATAATTTAAGAGTGTTTTTGGAATATGATCAAGATCTTTGTGTGAGAG ggaaaaataaaatggaaatgttTGGTGGTTTGGTAAAATCATTTTCCACTACTACAGATGAATACTACTTGTCTGCAACAGTAAAAGATGTAAACGATTTCTTTGATCAAGAAATGTCGTTTTTACAAACCTATCATCATAATTTAAAAGAAGCAACAGCTCGTGCAGATCGGCAAACTGCCAAACATAAAGATGTAGCAGattcatatattaaaatttctacaaaTCTTTTGCAATTAGCTACAACTGATAATGGTAAATTGGAaagatttttaacaaaaatagcAGAGATGTTTGAGAAATTAAGG aaAGTAGAGGGACGGGTAGCATCTGATGAAGATTTAAAATTATCAGACACTCTACGTTACTACATGAGGGATACAGCTGCAGCTAAACGGCTTTTGTTTAGAAGATTGAAAGCTCTACATGCGTACGAATCTGCAAACCGTGCTCTAGAGAAAGCTCGTGCCAAAAACAAAGATGTTCATGCT GCAGTGGAGGTTGCTGAG GCAGAACAAGCCCAAACAGAAGCCTGTGAAAAATTTGAGCAAATGTcagaaaagggaaaagaag AATTAGTGGATTTCAAAACGAGGAGGGTAACTGCTTTTAGAAAGAATCTTATTGAATTAACTGAACTTGAAATAAAACATGCAAAA GCACACGCGGAATTGCTCAAAAAATGTTTAACTGTTTTACGAGAAGAGTGA
- the LOC100645432 gene encoding ER membrane protein complex subunit 2 isoform X1 → MADQYDNLSWKEVRDMFRTWREDSERRSKDVVDLWESKLMGKIDQLGNEKYLVLEQVCTAALDCDRRSLAEYCIKILKREFPSSLRVHKYHAMHLEALEMYDEALEVLDSIIKRDETNAAPRKRRIAILKAKGRISEAIKELTEYLKKFMSDQEAWHELCDLYLQEQEYSKAAFCMEELILHNPHSHLIYQRYAEIKYSQGGFENMELAKAYFCQAVRLNPNNIRALYGLLLATNNIAASPKCPSSKKKDAIKLCEWAAIQIEKHYGSKVSNESIKTLEGLLGQLQLEV, encoded by the exons ATGGCTGATCAATATGATAATTTATCATGGAAAG aaGTACGAGACATGTTCAGGACATGGAGAGAGGATAGTGAACGGCGAAGTAAAGATGTAGTTGATCTGTGGGAGTCTAAATTAATGGGAAAAATTGATCAACTTGGCAATGAGA AATATCTGGTTTTGGAACAAGTCTGCACAGCCGCATTGGATTGTGATCGTCGTTCTTTAGCAGAATATtgcattaaaatattgaaaagagaATTTCCTAGCAGTTTAAGAGTCCATAAATATCATGCTATGCATCTGGAAGCTTTGGAAAT GTATGATGAAGCATTAGAAGTTTTGGATTCTATTATAAAAAGAGATGAAACAAATGCAGCACCAAGAAAAAGACGTATAGCTATATTAAAAGCAAAAGGTCGGATATCAGAAGCTATTAAGGAGCttacagaatatttaaaaaa ATTTATGAGTGATCAAGAGGCATGGCATGAATTATGTGATCTATATTTACAAGAGCAAGAATATTCTAAAGCTGCATTTTGTATGGAAGAACTTATATTACATAATCCACATAGTCATTTAATTTATCAGAGATatgcagaaataaaatattcccag GGTGGATTTGAAAACATGGAATTAGCAAAAGCATACTTTTGTCAAGCTGTAAGATTAAATCCAAACAATATCAGAGCTTTGTATGGTTTACTGTTG GCAACCAATAATATTGCCGCATCACCTAAATGTCCCTCTTCTAAAAAGAAAGATGCAATAAAATTATGTGAATGGGCAGCTATTCAAATTGAAAAGCATTATGGATCAAAAGTGTCAAATGAAAGTATTAAAACACTTGAAGGATTATTAGGTCAATTGCAACTGGAAGTTtaa
- the LOC100645432 gene encoding ER membrane protein complex subunit 2 isoform X2, whose protein sequence is MFRTWREDSERRSKDVVDLWESKLMGKIDQLGNEKYLVLEQVCTAALDCDRRSLAEYCIKILKREFPSSLRVHKYHAMHLEALEMYDEALEVLDSIIKRDETNAAPRKRRIAILKAKGRISEAIKELTEYLKKFMSDQEAWHELCDLYLQEQEYSKAAFCMEELILHNPHSHLIYQRYAEIKYSQGGFENMELAKAYFCQAVRLNPNNIRALYGLLLATNNIAASPKCPSSKKKDAIKLCEWAAIQIEKHYGSKVSNESIKTLEGLLGQLQLEV, encoded by the exons ATGTTCAGGACATGGAGAGAGGATAGTGAACGGCGAAGTAAAGATGTAGTTGATCTGTGGGAGTCTAAATTAATGGGAAAAATTGATCAACTTGGCAATGAGA AATATCTGGTTTTGGAACAAGTCTGCACAGCCGCATTGGATTGTGATCGTCGTTCTTTAGCAGAATATtgcattaaaatattgaaaagagaATTTCCTAGCAGTTTAAGAGTCCATAAATATCATGCTATGCATCTGGAAGCTTTGGAAAT GTATGATGAAGCATTAGAAGTTTTGGATTCTATTATAAAAAGAGATGAAACAAATGCAGCACCAAGAAAAAGACGTATAGCTATATTAAAAGCAAAAGGTCGGATATCAGAAGCTATTAAGGAGCttacagaatatttaaaaaa ATTTATGAGTGATCAAGAGGCATGGCATGAATTATGTGATCTATATTTACAAGAGCAAGAATATTCTAAAGCTGCATTTTGTATGGAAGAACTTATATTACATAATCCACATAGTCATTTAATTTATCAGAGATatgcagaaataaaatattcccag GGTGGATTTGAAAACATGGAATTAGCAAAAGCATACTTTTGTCAAGCTGTAAGATTAAATCCAAACAATATCAGAGCTTTGTATGGTTTACTGTTG GCAACCAATAATATTGCCGCATCACCTAAATGTCCCTCTTCTAAAAAGAAAGATGCAATAAAATTATGTGAATGGGCAGCTATTCAAATTGAAAAGCATTATGGATCAAAAGTGTCAAATGAAAGTATTAAAACACTTGAAGGATTATTAGGTCAATTGCAACTGGAAGTTtaa
- the LOC100645308 gene encoding tRNA (guanine(10)-N2)-methyltransferase homolog, whose translation MNNQWKKYLFWFAQEHIDFRTAEMQSILGMFGVNIYTHSELNIHPYWIVNLPSETLAHEIASRAVCVRFCLELWANSKQVENLHNKLKTYPISEINKYAGPHKSFKVIVETFCKHFSQGEKVNKIDSFSYLPLQGPVRLNNPDTTLCYIEFYGLDPNNIPKEPYELFFGRWITSGQRDLIRKLSLKTRKFIGNTSMDPQLSLIMANQAQVQKGDIVLDPFVGTGSLLVAASHFGGYTLGTDIDFLMLHGRTRPSRISQKIREKDENIATNMSQYGKRSYYIDVVVSDFSYPLWRSDMCIDAIITDPPYGIREATERIGTTKLNPVIEEHQASSHIPSKIGYDLPQIYKDLLTFAAQHLKLNGRLVCWFPLFRDQYSEDQLPTHPCLELIANSEQVLSNYTSRRLLTYKKVKDPKESDEIISTNLIDFREQYFALRNESRREKRMKKAVEKAKKRELWEQNNKENPKR comes from the exons ATGAATAACCAGTGGAAAAAATATCTGTTTTGGTTTGCTCAAGAACACATTGATTTTCGTACAGCt GAAATGCAATCTATTCTTGGTATGTTTGgtgtaaatatttatactcATTCTGAATTAAACATACAT CCTTATTGGATAGTTAATTTACCTTCAGAAACTCTGGCACATGAAATTGCAAGCAGAGCAGTCTGCGTGCGATTTTGTTTAGAGTTGTGGGCTAATAGTAAACAAGTTGAAAATTTGCATAACAAGTTAAAAACTTATCCAATttcagaaattaataaatatgctGGTCCACACAAATCTTTTAAAGTAATAGTTGAAAcattttgtaaacatttttctcaaggtgaaaaagtaaataaaattgat TCTTTCAGTTATTTACCATTGCAAGGACCAGTAAGACTAAATAATCCAGATACaacattatgttatatagaattttatgGATTAGATCCTAATAACATCCCTAAAGAACCATATGAATTATTTTTTGGTAGATGG atTACAAGTGGACAGAGAGATTTAATTCGAAAGTTATCGCTGAAAACCAGAAAATTTATTGGTAATACGTCTATGGATCCTCAACTGTCATTAATAATGGCTAATCAAGCTCAAGTTCAAAAGGGAGACATTGTGCTTGATCCATTTGTTGGTACTGGATCTTTATTAGTTGCTGCTTCTCATTTTGGAGGATATACATTGGGAACAGATATAGATTTTTTAATGCTGCATGGGCGTACAAGGCCTAGTAGGATATCACAAAag ATTagggaaaaagatgaaaatattgCTACAAATATGAGTCAATATGGAAAAAGATCATACTATATTGATGTAGTTGTATCAGACTTTTCTTATCCTTTATGGCGTTCTGACATGTGTATAGATGCTATAATAACAGACC CTCCTTATGGTATCAGAGAAGCAACAGAACGGATAGGTACAACTAAATTAAATCCAGTGATAGAAGAACATCAAGCTTCATCTCATATACCATCTAAAATTGGTTATGATTTACCTCAAATATACAAGGATTTATTAACTTTTGCAGCTCAACATCTTAAATTAAATGGTAGATTAGTATGTTGGTTTCCTTTATTTAG AGATCAATATTCAGAGGATCAGTTACCAACACATCCATGTTTGGAATTAATAGCTAATTCAGAACAAGTACTTAGTAATTATACTAGTCGGAGGTTATTGACTTATAAAAAGGTAAAAGATCCAAAG gAATCAGATGAAATAATTTCTACCAATTTAATCGACTTCCGCGAACAATATTTTGCATTACGAAATGAAAGTAGAAGGGAAAAACGAATGAAGAAAGCTgtagaaaaagcaaagaaaagagaACTTTGGGAAcagaataataaagaaaatccaAAAAGATGA